The following are encoded together in the Coffea arabica cultivar ET-39 chromosome 1c, Coffea Arabica ET-39 HiFi, whole genome shotgun sequence genome:
- the LOC140004817 gene encoding zinc finger BED domain-containing protein RICESLEEPER 2-like, which translates to MVITGHWIDSDWKQQKHVLSFVHIPLPHRGVEIASSIFKSAKEWGISVDNASNNDVAIRILRDDISRSKKLLCDRKLFHVRCCAHILNLVVQDGIFEIVDITKAIRDSVEFVNRSERRALMFAEIAQQLHIPGKKLLYDYKTRWNATFEMLNCAIKFKDVFPHFQDREQSYDFCPSAEDWKKVEKVCSVLEKFWECTHIISGSDYPTSNLFLQELVKIKKVLDARVNDEDPFIRAMV; encoded by the coding sequence ATGGTCATCACCGGGCATTGGATTGATTCTGATTGGAAACAACAAAAGCATGTCTTGAGTTTTGTACACATACCACTGCCTCACCGAGGAGTTGAGATAgcatcttcaatttttaaaagtgCAAAAGAGTGGGGCATATCAGTTGATAATGCCTCGAACAATGATGTAGCTATTAGAATATTAAGAGATGACATCTCCAGGTCCAAAAAGCTTCTTTGTGATAGAAAATTGTTCCATGTTCGATGCTGTGCACACATCTTGAACCTTGTAGTTCAAGATGGCATTTTTGAGATTGTGGACATCACCAAAGCCATTAGGGATTCCGTGGAATTTGTGAATCGATCAGAGAGGCGTGCATTGATGTTTGCTGAAATTGCGCAACAACTCCATATACCAGGAAAAAAGTTGCTTTACGATTATAAGACAAGATGGAATGCCACATTTGAGATGCTGAATTGTGCCATAAAATTTAAGGATGTTTTTCCCCATTTCCAAGATAGAGAGCAAAGTTACGATTTTTGCCCATCTGCTGAGGACTGGAAAAAAGTTGAAAAGGTTTGTTCGGTCTTGGAAAAATTTTGGGAGTGCACACATATAATTTCTGGTTCAGATTATCCTACGAGCAATCTTTTCCTTCAAGAGTTGGTGAAGATAAAAAAAGTGCTGGATGCTCGAGTCAATGATGAAGACCCCTTCATTCGGGCCATGGTTTGA
- the LOC140004819 gene encoding zinc finger BED domain-containing protein RICESLEEPER 2-like, with the protein MRVVDFTYPQMYLPSKASHNISTIRRVLFELYDEYVALAANPTGGPMASSSSQRQGTNATKKTRWGDFDQYCDEVETSEPHKSELVDYLDKPRQKIGEDLDEFDCLGWWKINRISYPVLSRIACDILAIPITIVASEATFSAGTRVIDTYRAALHPETVQVLILMNSLERAVAICCKRLQPLGFHFNGGIEVIFARSGIYFSDMFLFKAAFFS; encoded by the exons ATGAGGGTTGTGGACTTCACCTACCCTCAAATGTATCTACCTTCAAAGGCTTCTCATAACATTTCCACCATTCGCCGAGTGCTCTTTGAGTTATATGATGAGTATGTTGCTCTAGCGGCGAATCCAACAGGAGGGCCAATGGCTTCTAGCTCTTCCCAAAGGCAAGGAACAAATGCGACCAAGAAGACTAGATGGGGTGATTTTGATCAATATTGTGATGAAGTCGAGACTAGCGAACCTCATAAGTCAGAATTGGTTGATTATTTAGACAAGCCTCGCCAAAAGATTGGAGAAGATCTCGATGAATTTGATTGTTTGGGGTGGTGGAAAATAAATCGAATCTCATATCCAGTACTTTCTCGAATAGCTTGCGATATATTGGCCATTCCGATAACTATAGTTGCATCGGAGGCCACTTTTAGTGCCGGAACTAGAGTAATTGACACCTATCGAGCAGCACTTCACCCCGAGACAGTTCAAGTATTGAT CCTAATGAACAGCCTGGAAAGAGCTGTTGCAATTTGCTGTAAAAGGCTCCAGCCTCTGGGATTTCATTTTAATGGTGGTATTGAGGTCATCTTTGCTAGGTCAG GAATATATTTTTCTGACATGTTCTTGTTTAAAGCAGCTTTCTTTAGTTAG